A single Tenacibaculum sp. Bg11-29 DNA region contains:
- a CDS encoding sensor histidine kinase — protein MHKFFKIYHYLLNVGVTSKMSNEYKKIRLLNTFCMTWSVMIVVITIFDLIFNREIKESLILHTISYFIIGVIFYCQKKKKYTLARVLFITSIIGVTFIFANFVTTQSLIENFYFVYPLIGILFIDKKLINILFLFLCFFLYFLPNMFFNIYPKNTILPVLVFCVFSGIFVILNYSEQLNKRQEKKLLKRKVELEEAYSKLEKQKESELTLLRLQTLKAQMNPHFMFNTMNSIQNLILKDNKIEAYDFFIKFSSLMRRNLRTSDNSFVRLRTELSIVKSYLELEKLRFGAAFKFTIEELNFDKEIKIPSMIIQPYIEEAIRCRLLHLKEGDKKVIVRFYLEDKVLVCEILDNGIRGFVKEKKQEISSKKILEKRLVLLKEYYKTDIGFEYMVIPLGTKVIVKIPYTFSHE, from the coding sequence ATGCATAAGTTTTTTAAAATATATCATTACTTATTAAATGTTGGAGTTACTTCTAAAATGAGTAATGAATATAAGAAAATAAGACTTTTAAATACTTTTTGCATGACATGGTCGGTAATGATTGTTGTTATAACAATATTCGATTTAATATTTAACAGAGAAATTAAAGAGAGTTTAATCTTACATACTATTTCTTATTTTATTATAGGTGTTATTTTTTATTGTCAAAAAAAGAAAAAATATACATTAGCTAGAGTTCTGTTTATAACTTCTATTATTGGGGTTACATTTATTTTTGCAAATTTTGTTACAACTCAATCACTAATAGAAAATTTTTATTTTGTTTATCCTTTAATAGGAATATTGTTTATAGATAAGAAATTGATAAATATTTTGTTTTTATTCCTTTGTTTTTTTTTGTATTTTTTACCAAATATGTTTTTTAATATATATCCTAAAAACACGATTTTACCAGTGTTGGTTTTTTGTGTTTTTTCAGGAATATTTGTTATTTTAAATTATTCAGAGCAGTTAAATAAAAGACAAGAAAAAAAACTTTTAAAACGTAAAGTAGAGCTAGAAGAGGCATATTCTAAATTAGAAAAGCAAAAAGAAAGTGAATTAACTCTTTTAAGGTTGCAAACATTAAAGGCACAAATGAATCCTCATTTTATGTTTAATACAATGAATTCTATTCAGAATTTAATTTTAAAAGACAATAAAATAGAAGCATATGATTTCTTTATAAAATTTTCATCATTAATGAGGAGAAATTTAAGAACAAGTGATAATAGCTTTGTTAGGTTAAGAACAGAATTATCTATTGTTAAAAGTTATTTAGAGTTAGAAAAACTTAGGTTTGGGGCAGCATTTAAATTTACTATAGAAGAATTAAATTTTGATAAAGAAATTAAAATTCCCTCAATGATAATTCAGCCTTACATAGAAGAGGCAATTAGATGTAGATTATTACATTTAAAAGAGGGGGATAAAAAGGTTATAGTCCGATTTTATTTAGAAGACAAAGTGTTGGTTTGCGAGATATTAGATAATGGAATTAGGGGCTTTGTTAAAGAAAAGAAACAAGAAATATCATCAAAAAAAATACTAGAGAAAAGACTTGTTCTATTAAAAGAATATTATAAAACTGATATTGGTTTTGAATACATGGTAATACCATTGGGAACTAAAGTAATTGTAAAAATACCGTATACTTTTTCACATGAATAA
- a CDS encoding LytTR family DNA-binding domain-containing protein codes for MNKISAILVDDEINARENLRILLNNFCSNIDVLGEATNVDEAVLAIRKHQPQIVFLDIEMPQKNGFQLLEEFDEINFHVIFVTAYDSYAIKAFQVTAVDYLLKPIDVSLLEKAIKKAEKYIEKNTQDSRINLLKENKKEITKIAIPYKSDYAIVNIKDILCIEADRMYSVIYTVKGKEFVVAKKLNYYETLFSEKRVFIRIHRSWIVNVNQIDTYSKKEKEVVLSTKFKVPVSKSYKENFEQIFYI; via the coding sequence ATGAATAAAATAAGCGCAATATTAGTAGATGATGAAATTAATGCAAGAGAAAATTTAAGGATTTTGTTAAATAATTTTTGTAGTAATATAGATGTTTTAGGAGAAGCAACGAATGTTGATGAAGCAGTATTAGCAATAAGAAAGCATCAACCACAAATAGTTTTTTTAGATATTGAAATGCCTCAGAAAAATGGTTTTCAATTATTAGAAGAGTTTGATGAAATAAACTTTCATGTTATTTTTGTAACAGCATATGATAGTTATGCTATAAAAGCATTTCAAGTTACAGCTGTAGATTATCTTTTAAAACCAATAGATGTTTCGTTATTAGAAAAAGCTATAAAAAAAGCAGAAAAATATATAGAAAAAAACACGCAAGATTCAAGAATTAACTTGTTAAAAGAAAATAAAAAAGAGATAACAAAAATTGCGATTCCTTATAAAAGTGATTATGCTATTGTTAATATTAAAGATATATTATGTATTGAAGCTGATAGGATGTATTCTGTAATTTATACAGTTAAAGGAAAAGAATTTGTAGTTGCAAAAAAACTAAATTATTATGAAACCCTTTTTTCTGAAAAGAGGGTATTTATTAGGATTCATAGATCATGGATTGTTAATGTAAACCAGATAGACACCTACTCAAAAAAAGAAAAAGAAGTTGTTTTAAGTACTAAATTTAAAGTACCAGTAAGTAAAAGTTATAAAGAAAATTTTGAACAAATTTTTTATATATAG
- a CDS encoding secondary thiamine-phosphate synthase enzyme YjbQ translates to MKFYQKEIQLREYPRGYHLITNSILEVIHEINEIKIGQLQAFIKHTSASLTINENADPTVRLDFESHINKMIPENMPYYKHDYEGSDDMPAHIKSSILGCEVQIPITNGQLNLGTWQGIYLGEHRNFGGRRKIVITVFGTSNI, encoded by the coding sequence ATGAAATTTTATCAAAAAGAAATTCAGTTAAGAGAGTATCCAAGAGGTTATCATTTAATAACAAATAGCATACTCGAAGTTATTCATGAAATTAATGAAATTAAAATAGGGCAATTACAAGCTTTTATAAAGCACACATCAGCAAGTTTAACTATTAATGAAAATGCTGACCCAACAGTTCGTTTAGATTTTGAATCGCATATTAATAAAATGATTCCAGAAAATATGCCATATTATAAGCATGATTATGAAGGTTCCGATGATATGCCAGCACATATTAAAAGCTCTATATTGGGGTGTGAAGTGCAAATACCTATAACTAATGGGCAATTAAACTTAGGTACTTGGCAAGGTATTTATTTAGGAGAACACAGAAACTTTGGAGGAAGAAGGAAAATAGTAATTACAGTTTTTGGAACTTCTAATATATAA
- a CDS encoding DNA repair ATPase gives MENQNTAQQLDGGTYEIIQSRLQKQKQELQERLQQLNDARKHVFGTIETKLISNDRINTDNNCIARDIISLSNISIFGYNVHFGLRTDIKLSDVFSVYEYKDSHFQSKNLDLLNDPTFLEDFTNLYKYYRNTIFSKFAVVDNYLHMVFQLSESNSDIKTFKWLINDTQLKYIDNRSEHEYKYPTQHEFQWKEVTRDMHRYGKHSHISILDKIFVETIGGDLTIKIEDNTDDGKGILSEPVTQIDQTLDDGQFRYADLGNLLALEVKPFQEESRYFVYNHKIKEVKKIDSIKDTAVQLPDDQGIIFPNGYYLQTGEYKLFENDTKNVKFQQKLSSPNGEDYLYVFYATIRGLYILMSYNIIAQEVKTPIICNGFTVLENGELCYFKTENEQTKHHVVQIWQTPYLKGNLMPSQHEDSLLYKIGNKDIVKAMAECHELITLLNKDDNYTGLYDDIAKQSKDINDTYYWLPEAETHQLNLPVLEINQAANAAIDEFEKVVQLKKQATKETQNINEKSDTLFSKIRSTSFKVIDDFVQLLNLLRSLRGEVISLHDIRYVNPEQLKALEEQISEQNTLISKRCVQFLLNDKALQPYHKRAEEKQEELIAIKKVIEVKKLEKEVYQITSDLELLIEIVSNLEIEDTSQSTKIIDNISLIFATLNQLKSGIKNKIKTLGSTEAKADFIAQLKLIDQSIINYIDMATTPEKCDEYLTKTSIQLEELEGKFADYDEFITQIIEKREEIHNAFDARKNALIEKRNKKTTALQTASERILKGVAKKAQTFNSNEEINGYFAADLMINKVRDIVNQLKELDDIGKAESIQTQLKVAKEDAIRKLKDKQELYEDGENIIKFGKHKFGVNRQVLDLTIVYKSNDLYYHLTGTNFYEKINNETLINSKKYWNQELVSENKTIYRAAYLAYKIFKNFPEKELINKTEKELLIVIQKGSSNLYSEGYIKGVHDIDASKILHTLVHKHNELGLLIYTPDTRAYAQYFWHHLKQEEQDSYNTAIKTSGEVLHVFPESKEYDFIIDELTSKIVAFSEVSHLYAKDESKEISNYLFNELQQDNSFHISTNASLIKEEFIKALQKQDALHTFKSGFQKLTNYVAKIQLIKQWVSSYISATNLDNETYIHEIVCLLFFEDTSVSKVNNINPIIVLKDVIGEHSTLINSEFTFNYHQFTASLKHFTNIEVPNYLNYKETKQLVTDDLKNDLKLEEFKPRVLSSFVRNKLIDQVYFPLIGDNLAKQLGTVGDNKRTDRMGMLLLISPPGYGKTTLMEYISNRLGLVFMKINGPAIGHEVTSVDPMAANNSASREELKKLNLALEMGDNVMLYLDDIQHCNPEFLQKFISLSDGTRKIEGVYKGNPKTYDLRGKKFCVIMAGNPYTESGDKFQIPDMLANRADIYNLGDIIGDTAHLFKLSLIENSLTANPVLHQLGSKAFEDIYTLVDKIENNTQEVNLKGNHTKQEVQDYVAVLEKVIIVRNTIMKVNQAYIKSAAMDDSYRTEPSFKLQGSYRDMNKLVAKIVPIMNDDELNSLILSHYESESQTLTSAAEANLLKYKELINKLSEEESVRWNTIKQVFVKNNKLKGFGNENEMAQVLSQMMAFTENLEGIKEVLQKGLDKS, from the coding sequence ATGGAAAACCAAAATACAGCTCAACAATTAGACGGCGGAACGTATGAAATTATTCAAAGTAGACTGCAAAAACAAAAGCAAGAGCTACAAGAACGATTACAGCAATTAAACGATGCAAGAAAACATGTTTTTGGTACGATAGAAACCAAACTTATTTCTAACGACCGTATCAATACAGATAACAACTGTATTGCTAGAGATATTATTTCTTTAAGTAATATTTCTATTTTTGGTTACAACGTACATTTTGGTTTACGTACAGATATAAAACTATCTGACGTGTTTAGCGTTTACGAATATAAAGACAGTCATTTTCAATCAAAAAATCTTGATTTATTAAATGATCCTACATTTTTAGAAGATTTCACAAACCTATATAAATATTACAGAAACACTATATTTTCTAAGTTTGCTGTTGTCGATAATTACTTACACATGGTTTTTCAGCTAAGCGAAAGCAATAGCGATATTAAAACCTTTAAATGGCTAATTAACGACACCCAACTAAAATATATTGATAACCGAAGCGAACACGAATATAAGTACCCTACTCAGCACGAATTTCAATGGAAGGAAGTAACACGTGACATGCATCGCTATGGTAAGCATTCACATATTTCTATTTTAGATAAAATTTTTGTTGAAACTATTGGTGGCGATTTAACCATTAAAATTGAAGACAACACAGATGATGGAAAAGGAATCCTTTCCGAACCTGTAACTCAAATAGATCAAACATTAGATGATGGTCAATTTCGATATGCCGACCTAGGTAACCTTCTTGCTCTTGAGGTAAAACCTTTTCAAGAAGAAAGCAGGTATTTTGTGTATAACCATAAAATTAAAGAAGTAAAAAAAATTGACAGTATTAAAGATACTGCAGTTCAATTACCAGACGATCAGGGTATCATATTTCCTAACGGATATTACTTACAAACTGGTGAGTACAAATTATTTGAAAATGACACTAAAAACGTTAAATTTCAACAAAAATTAAGTTCACCAAATGGTGAAGATTACCTATACGTTTTTTACGCAACCATACGTGGTTTATACATCTTAATGTCTTACAACATCATTGCGCAAGAAGTAAAAACGCCTATTATTTGTAATGGTTTTACTGTTTTAGAAAATGGCGAGTTATGTTATTTTAAAACTGAAAACGAACAAACAAAACATCATGTCGTTCAGATTTGGCAGACTCCTTATTTAAAAGGAAATCTTATGCCTTCTCAACACGAAGACAGCTTACTTTATAAAATAGGAAATAAGGATATTGTAAAAGCCATGGCTGAATGTCATGAACTAATTACACTTCTTAACAAAGATGATAACTACACAGGGCTTTATGATGATATAGCAAAGCAATCTAAAGATATAAATGACACCTATTATTGGTTACCTGAAGCTGAAACACATCAATTAAATCTTCCTGTATTAGAAATAAATCAGGCAGCAAATGCCGCTATTGATGAATTTGAAAAAGTTGTACAATTAAAAAAACAAGCAACTAAAGAAACTCAAAACATCAATGAAAAATCAGATACGCTATTTAGTAAAATACGAAGTACTTCTTTTAAAGTTATTGATGATTTTGTACAACTCTTAAACCTACTTCGTTCTTTAAGAGGAGAGGTAATTAGTTTACATGATATTCGCTATGTAAATCCTGAGCAACTAAAAGCTTTAGAGGAACAAATTTCTGAGCAAAACACATTAATTTCTAAACGCTGTGTTCAGTTTTTATTAAACGACAAAGCTTTACAACCTTATCATAAAAGAGCAGAAGAAAAACAAGAAGAGCTTATTGCTATTAAAAAAGTAATTGAAGTAAAAAAATTAGAAAAAGAAGTATATCAAATAACTTCTGATTTAGAATTATTGATTGAAATTGTTTCGAATCTAGAAATTGAAGACACTTCACAATCAACAAAAATAATTGATAATATTTCTTTGATTTTTGCAACGCTAAATCAACTAAAATCAGGAATAAAAAATAAAATAAAAACACTTGGTAGTACAGAAGCTAAAGCTGATTTTATTGCCCAATTAAAATTAATAGATCAAAGTATCATCAATTACATAGACATGGCTACAACGCCAGAAAAATGTGATGAATACCTTACTAAAACCTCTATTCAACTTGAAGAGTTGGAAGGTAAATTTGCCGATTACGATGAATTTATCACTCAAATAATAGAAAAACGTGAAGAAATTCACAATGCTTTTGATGCACGTAAAAATGCGTTAATAGAGAAACGTAATAAAAAAACTACCGCTTTACAAACAGCTTCAGAACGTATTTTAAAAGGTGTTGCTAAAAAAGCACAAACATTTAATTCTAATGAAGAAATCAACGGTTATTTTGCTGCTGATCTAATGATTAACAAAGTAAGAGATATTGTTAATCAACTAAAAGAATTAGATGATATTGGTAAAGCAGAATCAATACAAACACAGTTAAAAGTTGCCAAAGAAGATGCCATTAGAAAACTAAAAGATAAACAAGAGCTTTATGAAGATGGCGAGAACATTATAAAATTTGGTAAACATAAATTTGGTGTAAACAGACAAGTATTAGATTTAACGATCGTTTACAAAAGCAACGATTTATATTATCACCTGACGGGAACCAATTTTTATGAGAAAATAAATAATGAAACACTTATAAACTCTAAAAAATATTGGAATCAAGAATTAGTTTCTGAAAATAAAACTATTTATCGTGCAGCATATTTAGCTTATAAAATATTTAAAAATTTCCCAGAAAAAGAATTAATCAATAAGACTGAAAAAGAATTATTAATTGTAATTCAAAAAGGAAGTAGTAATCTATATTCAGAAGGTTACATTAAAGGAGTTCATGATATTGATGCTAGTAAAATATTACACACGCTAGTACACAAACATAACGAACTTGGCTTATTAATTTACACTCCTGATACAAGAGCTTATGCTCAATATTTTTGGCATCATTTAAAACAAGAAGAGCAAGACTCATACAATACCGCTATAAAAACTTCTGGTGAAGTACTTCATGTTTTCCCAGAAAGTAAAGAATATGATTTTATAATCGATGAATTAACTAGTAAAATTGTTGCTTTTTCAGAAGTATCTCATTTATATGCAAAAGATGAAAGTAAAGAAATTTCAAACTACTTATTCAATGAATTGCAACAAGATAATTCTTTTCATATTAGCACCAATGCCTCTCTTATAAAAGAGGAGTTTATAAAAGCATTACAAAAACAAGATGCTTTACATACCTTTAAATCTGGCTTTCAAAAATTAACCAATTATGTTGCCAAAATTCAATTAATAAAACAATGGGTGAGTTCTTATATATCAGCAACAAACCTTGATAACGAAACCTATATTCACGAAATAGTTTGTCTTTTGTTTTTTGAAGACACCTCTGTTTCAAAAGTTAATAACATAAATCCTATTATAGTTTTAAAAGACGTAATAGGAGAACATTCAACACTAATTAATAGTGAATTTACATTTAACTATCATCAGTTTACAGCAAGCTTAAAGCATTTTACAAACATTGAAGTTCCTAATTACCTTAATTATAAAGAAACAAAACAATTAGTAACTGACGACTTAAAAAACGATTTAAAGCTAGAAGAATTTAAACCTCGTGTATTATCATCGTTTGTAAGAAATAAATTGATAGATCAGGTTTATTTCCCTTTAATCGGAGATAATTTAGCAAAGCAATTAGGTACTGTTGGCGATAATAAACGTACTGACAGAATGGGAATGCTTTTATTAATATCGCCTCCTGGTTATGGAAAGACCACATTAATGGAATATATTTCAAATCGATTAGGGTTGGTGTTTATGAAAATAAACGGCCCTGCAATTGGTCATGAAGTAACTTCTGTTGACCCAATGGCTGCAAACAATTCAGCTTCTAGAGAGGAATTAAAAAAATTAAATTTAGCACTAGAAATGGGGGATAATGTGATGTTATATTTAGATGATATACAACACTGTAATCCTGAATTTCTTCAAAAATTCATTTCTCTTTCTGATGGTACCCGTAAAATCGAAGGTGTTTACAAAGGGAATCCAAAAACATACGATTTACGTGGCAAGAAGTTTTGTGTAATTATGGCTGGTAATCCGTATACCGAAAGTGGTGATAAGTTTCAAATACCAGATATGTTAGCCAACAGAGCTGATATTTACAACTTAGGAGATATTATTGGTGATACTGCTCATTTATTTAAATTAAGTTTAATAGAGAACTCTTTAACTGCAAACCCTGTATTACATCAATTAGGTAGTAAAGCTTTTGAAGATATCTATACACTAGTGGATAAAATTGAAAATAACACACAAGAAGTTAATTTAAAAGGGAATCATACAAAGCAAGAGGTACAAGATTATGTAGCTGTATTAGAAAAAGTAATTATTGTAAGAAATACGATAATGAAAGTAAATCAGGCTTATATAAAGTCTGCCGCAATGGACGATTCTTACAGGACTGAGCCTTCTTTTAAACTACAAGGTTCTTATCGTGATATGAATAAATTGGTTGCTAAAATAGTACCTATAATGAATGATGACGAATTAAATAGTTTAATTTTATCTCATTATGAAAGTGAATCTCAAACCTTAACTTCTGCCGCTGAAGCAAATTTATTAAAATACAAAGAGCTTATAAATAAATTATCTGAAGAAGAATCTGTTCGCTGGAACACTATAAAACAAGTGTTTGTAAAGAATAATAAACTTAAAGGTTTTGGTAACGAAAATGAAATGGCACAAGTTTTAAGTCAAATGATGGCTTTTACCGAAAACTTGGAAGGAATTAAAGAAGTATTACAAAAAGGACTGGATAAAAGTTAA
- a CDS encoding flotillin has translation MTDTLIQIASIALGLGLFLIILYFAIVAMFYKKVPQGQALVRTGFKGTKVATDRGMYVVPVFHRVEIMDISVKKIQIERLGNDGLLCKDNMRADIKVAFFVRVNNEVDFIKKVAQTIGCERASHHTTLEELFEAKFSEALKTVGKKFQFIELYEARREFRDEIVDIIGTDLNGYTLEDCAIDYLEQTPVSFLKADNILDAEGIKKITELTAAQNIKSNLIMRDEQKVIRKQDVEAREAILELDKQLAEKEEQQKREIANIKAREESEILKVGEEERLKSESARIITEEKVKVAEENMERQIIVAAKNKERTEAVEIERVEKDRMLEATERERVVTLAQIEKEKVVEVEKKNIQDVIRDRVTLEKGVVEERENMKDIQAFKTADRDKQVKITVAEGEAEESLIKTIKAAEAQKEAAKQKAEEINIEAQAQKEASIKEADARKTLAEAKAKEEATMGMSEAQVMHAKADAHEREGIVDALIIEKTAKAEAAGIEAKAIAIKTEGLAEAEVIKEKAVAEAAGIEEKAEAMKKLDGVGKDHEEFKLRLDKELQVDIAEINVQKDIADAQAQVIGDALRAANIDIVGGETMFFDQIIGQITKAKGVDRLVKHSDNIQDVKDAILGSDDVKGNLLEKVKGFATKYGISSEDVKNLTIANLLMDLKSKSVDSDEQTLFGNLFNLAKGLGLSDKKLS, from the coding sequence ATGACTGATACATTAATACAAATAGCATCTATTGCACTAGGACTAGGTCTATTTTTAATCATTTTATACTTTGCTATTGTTGCAATGTTTTACAAAAAAGTACCACAAGGACAAGCCTTGGTACGTACTGGTTTTAAAGGAACCAAAGTTGCTACAGACAGAGGAATGTATGTAGTTCCTGTTTTCCACAGAGTAGAAATTATGGATATTTCAGTAAAGAAAATCCAAATTGAACGTTTAGGAAATGATGGTCTTCTTTGTAAAGATAATATGCGAGCAGATATTAAAGTAGCTTTTTTTGTACGTGTAAATAACGAAGTAGATTTTATAAAGAAAGTAGCACAAACTATTGGTTGCGAAAGGGCTTCTCATCACACTACTTTAGAAGAATTATTTGAAGCTAAATTTTCTGAAGCTTTAAAAACTGTTGGTAAGAAATTTCAATTTATTGAATTATACGAAGCGCGTCGTGAGTTTAGAGATGAAATTGTAGATATTATTGGCACCGATTTAAACGGATATACTTTAGAAGATTGTGCTATTGATTATTTAGAACAAACACCCGTTTCTTTCTTAAAAGCTGATAATATTTTAGATGCTGAAGGTATTAAGAAAATCACTGAATTAACTGCCGCACAAAACATTAAGTCTAATTTAATTATGCGTGATGAGCAAAAAGTAATTCGTAAACAAGATGTTGAAGCCCGTGAAGCTATCTTAGAATTAGACAAACAATTAGCTGAAAAAGAAGAGCAACAAAAACGTGAAATTGCAAACATTAAAGCACGTGAAGAATCTGAGATATTAAAAGTTGGTGAAGAAGAACGCTTAAAGTCTGAATCTGCACGAATTATTACAGAAGAAAAAGTAAAAGTAGCAGAAGAAAATATGGAGCGCCAAATTATTGTTGCTGCTAAAAATAAAGAAAGAACTGAAGCTGTTGAAATAGAGCGTGTAGAAAAAGATCGTATGCTTGAGGCAACCGAACGTGAAAGAGTAGTAACCTTGGCTCAAATTGAAAAAGAAAAAGTAGTTGAAGTAGAAAAGAAAAATATTCAAGATGTTATTCGTGATCGTGTAACCTTAGAAAAAGGTGTTGTTGAAGAACGAGAAAACATGAAAGATATTCAAGCTTTTAAAACTGCTGACAGAGATAAACAAGTAAAAATTACCGTTGCTGAAGGAGAGGCTGAAGAATCATTAATTAAAACAATTAAAGCTGCCGAAGCACAAAAAGAAGCTGCAAAACAAAAAGCAGAAGAAATTAATATTGAAGCACAAGCTCAAAAAGAAGCAAGTATTAAAGAAGCTGATGCTCGTAAAACATTAGCAGAAGCAAAAGCTAAAGAAGAAGCTACTATGGGTATGTCTGAAGCACAAGTTATGCATGCGAAAGCTGACGCTCATGAACGTGAAGGAATTGTAGATGCTTTAATTATTGAAAAAACAGCTAAAGCAGAAGCAGCAGGTATTGAAGCAAAAGCCATAGCTATTAAAACAGAAGGTTTAGCAGAAGCCGAAGTTATTAAAGAAAAAGCGGTAGCAGAGGCAGCAGGTATTGAAGAAAAAGCGGAAGCTATGAAAAAACTAGACGGTGTTGGTAAAGACCATGAAGAGTTCAAGCTACGTTTAGACAAAGAGTTACAAGTAGATATTGCTGAAATAAATGTTCAGAAAGATATTGCAGATGCACAAGCACAAGTTATTGGTGATGCATTAAGAGCTGCCAATATTGATATTGTTGGTGGAGAAACTATGTTCTTCGATCAAATTATAGGTCAAATAACAAAAGCGAAAGGAGTAGATAGATTGGTTAAGCATAGTGATAATATTCAAGATGTAAAAGATGCTATTTTAGGAAGTGACGATGTAAAAGGGAATTTATTAGAAAAAGTAAAAGGGTTTGCTACCAAATACGGTATTTCATCTGAAGATGTTAAAAATCTTACTATTGCTAATTTATTAATGGATTTAAAGAGTAAATCTGTAGATTCTGATGAGCAAACACTTTTCGGTAATCTATTTAACCTTGCAAAAGGCTTAGGTTTATCTGATAAAAAATTATCATAA
- a CDS encoding PspA/IM30 family protein encodes MNIFKRLFKIGQSETNSAIDKMEDPINMTEQGIRDLRDNLKEGLESLAQVKALAIRAKNDLEELTSKAEDYQQKAILILQKAKTGNLDSNEADRLAKEALIKKEETNKQASNSQLEAEKLNTSVTQLEHNVDEIKNNINKWENELKTLKARVKVSKATKNLNKQMAEIDNSSTVAMLERMKDKVNQEEALAEAYGDMAKSSKSIDDELNNAIDFTENNADNDLAKLKEQLGLNNKDI; translated from the coding sequence ATGAACATATTTAAACGATTATTTAAAATAGGGCAATCAGAAACTAATTCTGCTATTGATAAAATGGAAGACCCTATTAATATGACAGAACAAGGAATTAGAGATTTACGTGATAATTTAAAAGAAGGCTTAGAATCTTTAGCACAAGTAAAGGCCTTAGCTATTAGAGCCAAAAACGATTTAGAAGAACTCACCTCTAAAGCTGAAGATTATCAACAAAAAGCAATTTTAATACTGCAAAAGGCAAAAACAGGAAACCTAGATAGTAACGAAGCCGATCGTTTAGCTAAAGAAGCGCTTATTAAGAAAGAAGAAACTAATAAACAAGCAAGTAACTCGCAATTAGAAGCCGAAAAATTAAATACATCCGTTACTCAATTAGAACATAATGTTGATGAAATTAAAAACAACATTAATAAATGGGAAAATGAATTAAAAACATTAAAAGCTCGCGTAAAAGTATCTAAAGCAACCAAAAACTTAAATAAGCAAATGGCTGAAATAGATAATTCGAGTACAGTAGCTATGTTAGAAAGAATGAAAGACAAGGTTAACCAAGAAGAAGCATTAGCTGAAGCTTACGGAGACATGGCAAAATCTTCTAAATCTATCGACGACGAATTAAATAACGCTATTGATTTTACCGAGAATAATGCTGATAATGATTTAGCTAAATTAAAAGAACAATTAGGTTTAAATAATAAAGACATATAA
- a CDS encoding molecular chaperone Tir, whose translation MNPYFTKTKDFLLQLKFNITKESEQDGILIIEKENFGIKNLIIGVADPIIILEQFIFKVNQPSEEIFKSLLKKNRDIIHGAFVLDESGERVIFRDTLQVENLDLNELEGSLNSLSLLLSEYSEQIITFSKY comes from the coding sequence ATGAACCCATACTTTACCAAAACTAAAGATTTTTTACTTCAATTAAAGTTCAACATTACTAAAGAAAGTGAACAAGATGGAATTTTAATTATAGAAAAAGAAAATTTCGGAATTAAAAACTTAATTATCGGTGTAGCAGATCCAATAATTATTTTAGAACAATTTATCTTTAAAGTAAACCAACCTAGCGAAGAAATATTTAAAAGTTTACTTAAAAAAAATAGAGATATTATTCACGGTGCCTTTGTTTTAGACGAATCAGGTGAACGAGTAATTTTCAGAGACACTTTACAAGTAGAAAACTTAGATTTAAACGAGCTAGAAGGTAGCTTAAACTCTTTAAGTTTGTTACTAAGTGAATATTCTGAACAGATAATAACATTTTCAAAATATTAA